The Streptomyces sp. NBC_00236 DNA window TATCACCGCTGTTCCCCCTGGTTTCCCGGTCTATCGGGCACGGAAGGGGCACGCGGGGGGCACGGCTGAGGGCTGCTCTTCGTAGCTGCTGGGGCCGACCCGTCAGCGACTGATCGGGATCTCGTAGACGATCTCGCAGTGCGCTGCGGGCACCACGATGTCGGCTGTCTCCACGGGGCGGCCCTGGTCGCTGTAGTACGTCCGCCGGATGTGCGTCACGAGTGCGGCCTTCTGGATGCCGAGTAGCGACGCCTCCTCGGCGGTCGCCTGCCGTGGCTCCGGCTGCTCCACCGCATGGCTGACGGTGACGCCGATCTCGGCCATGCGGTTCACGACACCTGCCCCGGCGTGCGGCCCTCCTTCGGGGAGGACGACGAGTGTGCCGGCGGTGAGGTCGTACGGCTCCCAACTCGTCGACAACTGCACTGGCCTGCCGTCAGCCAGGAACTCGTACGTCGTCCGCACACACAACTCGCCCTCGGCGATCCCCAGCCGCGCGGCGATCTCTGTCGGGGCCGGCACCTTCGCCTCGGTCCGGCTCTCCCAGTCGCTCTGTCTGCCGAGAGCCTTCATGTCCTGGCGGAACGGGGACCCCGTGGGCTGTTCGCGTGCGGACGACCGCACGACTCGAACCCGTTGCCGGGCTTCGGCGACGTAGGTGCCCGATCCGGCTCGGCCTTCCAGCACTCCCTGGGAGATCAGCAACTCCTGTGCCCGGCGCACCACGTTCTCGCCCACGCCGCACTCCTGGCCGATCTGCGCGCGGGAGGGAAGGCGGTCCCCCGGTTCCCAGACGTGCTCCGCGATGCGCTGCCGGAGTTCGTCGGCGATGCGGAGATACGGCGGTTGCTCAGACATATGGAAAATCTAGTCCACTAGCTCTAATCTAGTTAACTAGCGTCACTGAACGTGATTGCTGGTGACGGAGGCTGCCCTGTGTCCGCTTCGGGAATGAGTGCGGCGGCCATCGCCGCCCGGCTGTCCGCCGTCGGGCTCCCCACGCGCGTGGAGGAGCACAACCGGTTCACGACGGTCGAGGCAGAAGTACCGGAAACGCTCTCCGCCGAGTCATGGCGGGAGGTCCTGGACGTGGTGGCCGATGCCGATCGATTCGGACTCCTGGCCACCAGCTTGAACGGCCGCACCTTATGGGCGGTCGTACGCAAAACGGTCCCCACGACGGGCGATGTCGGGGGACCGGGCTATCAGCGATAGGAGCTGAACAGCATGCTCAACCGTATCCGCCGTGCCGCCTCGCTCACCAGGGAGCGGTACTTCCCCAAGGGCCGGCACCGCCGCCCCTTAACGCCCTCCCGGCCGCTGGCCCCTCCGACCCCCGCCGCGTCGGCTGACGCTGCGACCGTCTTCCTGGGCCAGGCTTCGGCTGGTGCAGTCCACCGTCGCCCCTTGAGGGGTGAGGACGTCGCGCTTGTCCGTCCGTACCTGGTGGCGTGGGAAGCGCGTGTACGGACGCGAGCGGTGGTCGTCGCGCCTCGTCTGCCGGCCGATGCCTGGTCGACCCTCGCGGGGGTTCGCTGATGCCACCTCGTCAACAGCCGTGCGGTGCGGACACCACCTCCGTCCCCTACCGCTCGATCGCGTGCCGGATCGGCACACACTCCTCCTGCGTTGAGTCCTCCCCGTTCTTGGCACCGGTCGACGTCCCCGTGATCTATGAGGCGTGCGATTGCCCGTGCCACTCGACGCCCGAGCTGTCCGCGGTCGTGGAGGTGGCGCTGTGAGGCCTCAAGTCCCCGTCGGTGCGCTGGTTTCCCATATTGAGGTCACCGCGGCCACCGTGCAGCGCGGCGACATCATTCAACTCGGCGGCCAGGCATGCCGGGTGAGAAACCTCTTTCAACTCCCCCAAGGGGCCAAACAACTGGTCTTCGAGTCGGGCGAGCTGCTGGCCATACACACGCGTACTCGGCTCGTTGCCGTGCGACTGCTGAGAAGGCGGTGACCGGCTCCGTGCCCTCTCGTCACCACGACATCGCCGACGATCTTCGCCACGAGATCACGACTGGCCGCATCAAGCTTGGTGAGCGCCTACCGTCCGAAGTCGGCCTGGCCACCCGGTACAAGGTCAGCACAGTGACCCTGCGCCGTGCTCTCGCCGTACTCCAGGGCGAAGGGCTCGTCGAGAAGATCCACGGCAAGGGCAACTACGTCCGTCGCCCCCGCCGCAAGATCATGTACGTCGGCGGTTGGGGCACGCTGGACCCCTGGACCGCCGCCGAGCCAACGGTGCGCGTCACGGTTCGCAGCACTACGGTTCCGGCCTCCGTGTACCTGACAACCTTGCTGAAGGTGCCGACGGCCACCCCTCTCGCCGAGTACACCTGCCTCGGCCTCGAACAAGGGTCGCCGCACGGCCTGGCCCGCATCTACATCCCGCGCGACCTGGCCCCGGCCGGAGTACTCGACGACGACTCCGTGTGCCGGGAGGCCGCCACGAGATTCGCCGTCCTCGGCCCGTCGCCGGCCACCGTCCGCGAGACGGTCTGCGCCCGCTCTCCGACTCCGGACGAAGCCTCGGCCCTCCGGATCGGATCCGCTACGGCCATCCTCGCGATTACCCGCATCGCCACCGACTCCACCGGCCGCGTCGTCGAGGCTGCGCTTCTGGCTTTCCCGGGAGCCCGCGTTGATGCGGTCTTCACCGCCCACCACGTGCTCGACGAAAGGCAGACTCAAGGATGACGGCACAGGACGAAATGCGGTTGCTTCCGTGGTCAGGCCCGGAGAACAAGCCCTGCTACCTGAGCACTGACGACCCGGACGGCTACATGTCCCGCCTCGCAGACAGCATCGAAGCCATCCAACTCGGCACGGCAGGCGCACTGCTGGAAGAGGCCACCGAAGTTCTTGACAGCCGGGACACGACTCTTGACGAGATGCGGTGCCTGGCCAAAGGGCTGACTGGGGCTCTGCGGGACGTCTACCGCGTCGCAACGAGCCGCGGCCACCTCCGGGCAACGAGCGATCCGCGTGAGTCCGCCTATTGATCTACGGTCCCGCTGAGTAGCACAGCGAGAGAGAGGCCCATGGCTCTGACCAGCTCAGGCGCCATGGGCTTCTGGCCATTGTCATCTCGTCCACGAATGGTCCAAAGGCCTGCCATCTCGGCTGGGAGCAGTCACCGCCCCTTGACGTCAGTGTCTACCAGTATGGAGGATCCGCTAGATCGCGACCTCGCCTACCGGCGGCCTCTCAATTTCTTGCCCGGCGGCGAGCTTTCGGCATTGCGAGCTGTCCGGCGGTTGTAATTCGTTCGTAGGCTGTCAGCAGCACAGTCAAACGCTCTGTGTTATCCAAGAGCTTTTTCCGTCCACTAAACAAGCTATCAACTGCGACATCCAGGCTCTGATGTGCACTCAAAATGCGGTCCGGCATTGCGTATTTGTCGTAGAGGTCGGAAAGAGTCGATGTGGGATAAGCCGCTCGTGCCTCCTCGACCTTTTGCCAAGCCTCGGCCAGTGACGTCCTCTGTTTCTTGGTTGGGATCGGCCAGGGGATCGGAAAATAGGCCAGTCCAGGAGACAGGGAGATGTCGGACTTAAGGCGTCCGGCGAAGGTTTCAACCCAGGCCATAAACATGGAGGACTGGAGAAGTGCTGCATGCCAGGGATCAGCCTCGGGAAAAATGATGAGCTTATTACCAGCTACAGTCTCAGGCGTGAAGAAACGCCCAGGAATCCACCGGCGGTTCTCTGAGGAAACCTCTGGAAGGGCGAAGTAGTCTGTGCTGGGTTGACGATCCTGCGTGAACAGGCCCGGTTGGTTTGCGTACTCCTGCACCGATTCAGTCGGAGACTCCAGACGTGCTTCCTTTACGCCATCCAGCCGAGTGTGAAGCAGCGCCGACGCTTTGATGTGGGCTGGGTTGGCGTCTCTGAGCCACAGGCACCAGCGCAGTGGTTTGCCCTGCAACATGTCCTTACCTTGGACAAAGCGACGCAGATAAGGGGCTGCGTTAGGGTCGGCTGCGACGTTCGGATACTCCGCTTCGGTGACCAGTAGGTGTCCGCCGTCGGTGGGTTGGCTGCCCTTGTGGGCATTAGGCATGCCTTGAACTGCAGGTGCTGTCAGTTTTGCTGGCACCAAATCAGGGCCGTCAGACAAATAAAAGTTGAGACGGCTCGTCGGCTTCTCAATGGGTTCTCGGGCAATGTCCTTATAGGAGAACAGGCGGGTGTTTCGGGCGCGTCGAGCCTTGCCGGAAAAGCCGACGACAATGCAGTGAACAACAGCTGCTGCAGGGGCCTCGGAGGTCCACTTGAAGGTCTGGTGGGCAAAGTCCACGGCGAAGCCGTTGCGGTCTAGAAGGGGAACCATGGTGCGCGCTTGTTCACCTTGGGTGATGGAATTCGTGGACACAAACGCCACCCGTGCTTCTCCTGCATGGCGCAGGTAGTCCATCGCCTTGGCGTACCAGCAGGCCACGTAGTCCAGACGTCCCGTTCGCAGTCCCTTCGCATCGACCTTGGTGAACACCAGGCGGTTGTCCTTATGCTGTTCCGGGGTCATGCGGTTCATGCCGATGAAGGGTGGGTTGCCCAGCACATAGACGTCATTGCTCGCAGGCAGCACAGAGTTCCAGTCCATGTGGAGGGCGTTGCCGGCCTGGATGGTGTGGATTTTATTCAGAGGCAGAGGGTCAGGACCCATGCCGAGCGTGAGTTCAAGGGCCTGGTTGGCTTGGTGCTCGACCAGATGCAGTGCGGTCGCAGCGATGCGGGCCGGCCATTCTTCGAGCTCGATTCCGTGGAAGTTCTCCAGACGCACTGGCAGGAGCGTCTCATCGAAGAACATGGTTCCTTCTTGCCAGCCTTTTCCTCTGAGTGCCTGCAGTCGTTCGAGGACCGCCAAATCCAGAGCCCGCATTTCACGGTAGGCGACGACCAGAAAATTGCCACACCCACAAGCGGGGTCGAGGAAGCGCATTCTCCCCATGTGCTCGCGGAGGCCTTCCAGCTTCTTGATGTCATGCTGGTGGTCGGCGAAGCGCTGACGCAAGTCGTCGAGGAACATCGGACCGATGACCTTCAAAATGTTTGTCTCGGTCGTGTAGTGCTCGCCGAGCTCGCGCCGGGCCTTCTTGTCTTTCACGGCCTGGAAAAGAGAGCCGAAAATGGCGGGACTGATGGATGACCAGTTGTACATGGCGGCGTCCATGAGCTTGCCGCGCATCTCGGCGTTGAACGCTGGGATTGTTAGCGGTTCCTCGAACACGCCGCCGTTGACATACGGGAAGCGGGACATTAGCTCGTCGAGGTTGTTCTGCCGCTTCCCGACCGGGGTAGCCATGACCTGATAAAGCATCGATAGCTGCGCCCCGAGGTCGGAGCCGTCCTCGCTAGTGCGGTCGGTCAGGAACTGCAGGAACAAGTCGCGCTCCCATACGCCGGAGTCATCGGCGTATAGGGCAAACAGTGTGCGCACCAGGAAGACACTGGCAGAGTGATCGTCGTACCCTGAGCCTTCAAGGCTCTCGTAGAGGCCGGCCATGAGTTGCGCGGCCGAGATGGAGGCCTGCTCCTGTGTGGGCGAAGCGAACTGCCGCACCCCGTAACCGGCGAAAAACGCCAAGCGATCCGAGTTCTTCGGAAAATCCTCGATGTTCCATTCAGTGATGTCTTCGCCTTTAGGGGCGGTCAGGTCCAGAAGGCGGAACTTCTTGAAATCGCTAGTGAGTATCCAGCGCGGGGACTCGACCTCGGTCAGGCCGTTCACGTAGTCCAAAGCTTGCTGTTCGGCAACGACGAGATTCTTGCCCGCTGACTTCATCTCGATCAGGGCCAAGCCTGGTATGAGGGCGTCGATGTACCCCTGACCACCTGAAGAGGCCTTCTTGACGCGCTTCTCGTAGAACGCAGCGCGGGTCTCGGTCACGCCGTAGACCTTCAGAAGATCACGCACGAACGACTGGGCATCTTGCCGCTCATCGCCGGGCGAGTTTTTCCACTCACCAAAAAACCTTGCGGCGCGAATGCGGATCTCGTTCAGGGACAAGGGCTTCGCCATGTATGGATCTTACGACTGCGAGCTGTGACAGACAACGACGCTGCGTTGCGAAAGTGGTGCCCTGGGGAGGGCGACGGTTGGGGCGCAGCCGCGCGTAGGTCGTTTGGCAGCCACCAATCGGACATATCGTGTGGAAGTGAATCGTAGCTGCCTGGCAAGGTCGGCGGAGCGGCTTTGGGCTGGAGCTGCTTTGTGGCGAGTGATCATGGCCCCTTAAGCTTCCGGCGAGTCGGGCAGTCTGTGGACCTGCCCGTTAAAGCACGACGTTGGGGCCATGATCTTAGAGGCTCGCCCCAAAGTGGCTGCCTAAAGCCGTGGAGCCGACCGCCCCAGCCACAGAGGGGTGTCTCCCACTTCATGCCCGCAGCCCCCGAGCGCGCCGCCGGGCGCGGCCAGCCGGGGCGGAGACAGGAGGCAGGCCGCGCCCGGCGGCGCGCGCCCGCGCCGTGCGCGGGCCTTGATGAAGTAGAGAAAGTCTTATCCCGCTGTGGTGAGTTGCTTGCCGTCGTGGCTCCGCACGTGGGGGCCCTTGTCGTCCAGGGCGTCCAGGAGTCTGATCGCGTAGACCTCGGACATGCGCTCGGTGACCTCGTCGGGCGTGAGCCAGGAGACGGCTGTCGACTCGCTTGATGTGCGCTCGGTGCCGCCGGAGGGTTTGCAGCGGAAGACCAGGGCGACGATGCCTCGGGTCGTGTTCTTGTAGACGCCGGTGAGATGGTCCACCTCGACGTGGATGCCTGTCTCTTCCCAGACCTCGCGGGCAACGCCGGCCTCGGGTGTCTCGTTGAGTTCGAGGATGCCGCCGGGGAGCTCCCAGGTGCCGTTGTCGGCTCGGCGGATCGCCAGGAGGCGGCCGTCCTCGCGCACCACTACTCCGGCTACGGAGACGGAGTGCAGGGGAGGGGGTGTCGCTTCCTGTGGTTGACTCATGTAGAGGAGCATAGGAGGCAGGGAAGGACTATGGGAACTGCGGCGGGAGGGGCCGGTTCCGGGCCTCGGTATGTGCAGATCGCTGATGACCTCGTGCAGCAGATCCGGACGGGGGTTCTCAAGGCCGGCGACATGGTGCCGAGTGAATCCGAGCTGGTGGACCGCTACGGAGTCTCCGGCGGGACGATCCGTAAGGCCATGGTCGAGGTGCGGGCGAGTGGGCTCGTCGAGACCCGGCACGGCAAGGGCTCGATCGTGAAGAACCGGCCCCCCGTGCGGCACCGCTCCTCCGATCGCTTCCGGCGCTCGCTCCGGCAGAGTGGCCAGGCCGCATACCTCGCGGAGTCCGCGCAGTCCGGCGCCACCGCGAAGGTCAGCGTCCTCTACATCGGCCCCATGGACGCGCCCGAGGATGCCGCCGAGCGCATGGGCGTCCCCGCCGGTACGCAGGTGCTGGCCCGTCGGCGCCTCTACTTCCGTAACGGCACCCCGGTCGAGACCGCCTCGTCCTACCTGCCCTGGGACGTGGTGAAGGAGATCCCGGAACTGTTCGCCGAGAACCCCGGGGGCGGCGGCATCTACGCCCGACTCGAAGACCACGGGCATGAGTTCGCGGAGTTCGTCGAGACGCTGCAAGCGCGTCCGGCCTCGAAGTCGGAAGCGTCGGAGCTGGCGCTCAGCCCTGGTGCGCCCGTGGTTCACCTGATCCGGGAGGCCCGTACGACCGCGGGGCGCGTGGTCGAGGTGTGCGACACGCTCATGGCCGCTGACCAGTTCGTTTTCGAGTACCGGATCCCTGCCGGCGACTGACGCACGCTCAACTCCCCGCAGCCCGTCGCGAGTTCTTCTTCGCGGCGGGTTGACTCATGTACAGGAGTGATGCACTCTTCTTCATGTCACTCATATACATGAGTGGCGGAGTTCAGCATCTATAGAGGAGTGATCTGCTGTGCGTCAGATTCCCGTCGACACCTCCAGCGCGGTCGTAATGGTCGCCAAGACTCCGCAGGTCAAGGTGCGTGACCGTCGTACCGGTGAGATCGCCACCGACATGGAGACCGGTGCACAGCTCATGACGGTGGACGTGATGTTCGCGGCGAACGAGGAGGTGGAGATCCTGTCCGTCACCGTTCCGGAGCCCGGGATCAGCGGTGAGCTGTCCATGGGTACGCCGGTCGCGCTCACCGGCTTGGTCGCCCGGCCCTGGGAGAACGACTTCAACGGTCAGCGGCGGCATGGCATCGCGTTCCGCGCGGTCGCGGTCACCTCGCTCGCCGACGTTGCCGCCGCTGGGTCGAAGGCGGCCTGATCATGACCGCCTTCACGGTCGCTCTTGTGTTGGTCGTCGCCGCTACGGGTCTCCTGCGGTGGCGGCGCCCCGCCTGGTACTGGCTGGCCTTCGGGGTCACTCTGGCCGCGTTGCGGGTCCTGGTCCGGTACCGCTCGGTCATGGACGCGTGCGGGTTGACCGTTCCGCCGGCACGGTGGCGGTTAGCCCTGGCTCGGGCCGCAAACCGGCCGATACCTGAGCCCCGCCCGCCGCGCATCCGGCGGCTGCGGCCGACGCGCACCGGCCTGGTCCTGCGGCTCAAGCTCCGTCCCGGACAGGACGCCTTCGACATCGCCGCGGCCTCGGACCGGCTCCGGCACTCGTTCTCGATGTTCGGCGTCACCTCGCGTGAAGTGCGGTCCGGCGTCGTCGAAGTCCGGATGACCGGATACGACGTGCTCAAGCGGGTGCAGATGCCCGCTGAGACAGAGACCCGGCCGATGCGGGTACCGGTCGCCCTTCGGGAGGACGGGGCGGTGCACTACCGCGACTACCGGGCGATACCCCACGCCCTCACCCTCGGCGCCACGGAGTCCGGCAAGTCCGTCTACCAACGCAACCTGGTCGCCGGCCTCGCTCCCATGGACCTCGCCCTCGTCGGCATCGACTGCAAGCAGGGAGTCGAACTCTTCCCGCTCGCCCGCCGGTTCTCCGCGCTGGCCGACAGCCCGGACACCGCCGCCGAACTCCTCGACGCACTTGTGGCCCGGATGGCAGACGTCTACCGACTCATCCGTACCCAGCAGCGCATCACGGTCGATGTGTCGGACGCGGAGATCGCCGCCGACATCTGGGACCTGCCGGATGAACTCCGCCCGACCCCGGTTGTCGTCCTGGTCGATGAGGTGGCCGAACTCGCCCTGTACGCAACGAAGGAGGAGGAGAGGCGGCGGGACCGCATCATCACTGCCCTGGTCCGTCTCGCACAGCTCGGCCGCGCGGCCGGCATCTACCTCGAAATCTGCGGACAGCGCTTCGGCTCCGAACTCGGCAAGGGCATCACCATGCTCCGCGCCCAACTCACCGGCCGCACCGCCCACCGCCTCAACGACGAGACCTCCGCCAACATGGCCTTCGGCGACATCGCCCCGGACGCGGTCCTCGCCGCCATCCAGATTCCCGCCGACATGCGGGGCCTCGCCATCGCTGGCGACTCGTCCGGCGGGTGGCACCGCATCCGCGCTCCACACACCTCGCTCCGCCAGGCCGTGAACCTCTGCAACCGGTACGCCGACCGCACCCCGGACCTGCCTGAGCTGGCCCCCTTCCGGCCTGCCGTGACTGCTCCCGCCACCGCTCTCGTGCCTTCGGCGAAGGCCTCTCCGGCCACCGCCTGATTCCTCCCCGATCCACCCGGTAGGCGCGACCGCCTTCGCGCCGGGTCCCTACCCCCTCCATGCCCAAAGAAGGGAGAACCGCCATGTGCCCGGACTGCGAGGACTTCGCCCGGACCGTGCTCCTCCTCGGTCAACTCGCCCTGTACGCCGACATGGCCGGCGCCGACCTCGACTTCGCGGACGCCGTCAGCTCGTCGCTCGCCGCGTCGCTGCCGGAGCCGCCGCAGGGCACGTTCCCGGATGACTCCGACCCCGCTGAGGACTCCTGATGGGCACCCGGCACGGTCCCCGGATCGACGCGGTGTTGATCCAGGCGGTCATCGCCGGAGCCCTCTCCTTCGCCCACCTGCACGACCTCGCCGCCGCAGCCGGACAGGACGGCTGGAAGGCATGGGCCTACCCGGTCAGCGTCGACCTCCTCCTTGTCGCCGCCTGGCGTCGACTGCGCAGTGAGGGACCGTCCCGGCTGGCCTGGTGCTGGTTCCTGGTCGCCCTGTTCGCCTCGCTCGGTGCCAACGTCGCCACCGCCGGGTTTCTCGACCTGGCCGACCCGCCCGCCCCGCTCCGCCTCGGCATCGCCGGATGGCCTGCGCTCGCCTTCCTCGGCGGCACCCTCCTCGCGCACTCGTCGGGGAAGTCGGAGCCGGTTCCGCCGGCCACCGTCGCGGACGCGCAGGACATCGGGCCCGTCCCTGCGCCTGACGCCGTCCCGGCCCCGCCCCCGGATGAGGAAGCCAGTACGCCTCCGGCCCTGCCCTCGCCCCCGGCTCCGCAGGTCCCCGCCGCACTGGTCGACCACGCCCGCAAGGTCGCCGACGAGTACCGCACGCGCACCGGCTCTCCGATCGACACCGACACCCTCCGCTCACGCCTCGGCGTCCCGCCCCACCTCGCCGACGCCATCGCCGCCCACCTCAACTGACCGCAAAGGAGAACCGAGATGACCAACCACCCCGCCGACCTGACCGTGGCCGACTACCTCGACGGAGCGCGGGACATGGCCGCGGCCGGACGCCCCTTCCTCGCCCACCTGCTCGCCGAGGAAGCCGCACGACGCGTCGACGCCCCGGCCACCGCCCGCAGCATCCGCGCCCAGTACCCCGATCCCGCGACCGACAGGGACTGACCGGCATGCCCGCCCGCGACAGCTTCCACTCCGTGATGCGTATCGGCCCCGTGCAGATCGGCACCCACCGCGACCGCACCGGCCGCACCGCCCACGCCGCCGTCTGCACCGCCGACCGCTGCGGCTGGTCCGCCGACTACTCCAGCCGGACCGCCGCCCAACTCGCCGCCCGCACCCACCGCTGCACCGTCCGTTAGGAGACAGCGTCCATGGACGTCCCCCTCTGGTTCGCCCTGCTGGCCGTCGGCTACCTCGGTATCAAGCTCTTCCGCCCGCCGCTGTGGCTGATCTGCGTGCTCCTCCTTGGCGGCTACCTCCTCGCCGACAGCCTTTTCGCCTCCGTCATCGATACCGCCGTCAAGTAACCCGCACCCGGGAGAGGAGAACCAACCATGTTCCAGCCCAAGATCCCGACCATGCCCCAGCCCACCGGCCTGGTCACCCCGCCCGCCGTCATCCAGCCGACCACCATCACCCCGGGTACGCCTGGCCCGGTACCCGCTGCCGCCCCGGCGCCTTCCCGGTCGGTCTTCCAGCTCGCCCCCGGCACCGCGCTCGCGCTCGTCGGCGCCGGCACCGCCGTCGTCCTGGTCGTGGGCGCCGTCCTGGTCTCGCTGCTCCTGGCGGTCGCCGTCACCAGCGCATCGGTCGCCGTCTG harbors:
- a CDS encoding GntR family transcriptional regulator yields the protein MTGSVPSRHHDIADDLRHEITTGRIKLGERLPSEVGLATRYKVSTVTLRRALAVLQGEGLVEKIHGKGNYVRRPRRKIMYVGGWGTLDPWTAAEPTVRVTVRSTTVPASVYLTTLLKVPTATPLAEYTCLGLEQGSPHGLARIYIPRDLAPAGVLDDDSVCREAATRFAVLGPSPATVRETVCARSPTPDEASALRIGSATAILAITRIATDSTGRVVEAALLAFPGARVDAVFTAHHVLDERQTQG
- a CDS encoding DNA methyltransferase gives rise to the protein MAKPLSLNEIRIRAARFFGEWKNSPGDERQDAQSFVRDLLKVYGVTETRAAFYEKRVKKASSGGQGYIDALIPGLALIEMKSAGKNLVVAEQQALDYVNGLTEVESPRWILTSDFKKFRLLDLTAPKGEDITEWNIEDFPKNSDRLAFFAGYGVRQFASPTQEQASISAAQLMAGLYESLEGSGYDDHSASVFLVRTLFALYADDSGVWERDLFLQFLTDRTSEDGSDLGAQLSMLYQVMATPVGKRQNNLDELMSRFPYVNGGVFEEPLTIPAFNAEMRGKLMDAAMYNWSSISPAIFGSLFQAVKDKKARRELGEHYTTETNILKVIGPMFLDDLRQRFADHQHDIKKLEGLREHMGRMRFLDPACGCGNFLVVAYREMRALDLAVLERLQALRGKGWQEGTMFFDETLLPVRLENFHGIELEEWPARIAATALHLVEHQANQALELTLGMGPDPLPLNKIHTIQAGNALHMDWNSVLPASNDVYVLGNPPFIGMNRMTPEQHKDNRLVFTKVDAKGLRTGRLDYVACWYAKAMDYLRHAGEARVAFVSTNSITQGEQARTMVPLLDRNGFAVDFAHQTFKWTSEAPAAAVVHCIVVGFSGKARRARNTRLFSYKDIAREPIEKPTSRLNFYLSDGPDLVPAKLTAPAVQGMPNAHKGSQPTDGGHLLVTEAEYPNVAADPNAAPYLRRFVQGKDMLQGKPLRWCLWLRDANPAHIKASALLHTRLDGVKEARLESPTESVQEYANQPGLFTQDRQPSTDYFALPEVSSENRRWIPGRFFTPETVAGNKLIIFPEADPWHAALLQSSMFMAWVETFAGRLKSDISLSPGLAYFPIPWPIPTKKQRTSLAEAWQKVEEARAAYPTSTLSDLYDKYAMPDRILSAHQSLDVAVDSLFSGRKKLLDNTERLTVLLTAYERITTAGQLAMPKARRRARN
- a CDS encoding FtsK/SpoIIIE domain-containing protein, which produces MTAFTVALVLVVAATGLLRWRRPAWYWLAFGVTLAALRVLVRYRSVMDACGLTVPPARWRLALARAANRPIPEPRPPRIRRLRPTRTGLVLRLKLRPGQDAFDIAAASDRLRHSFSMFGVTSREVRSGVVEVRMTGYDVLKRVQMPAETETRPMRVPVALREDGAVHYRDYRAIPHALTLGATESGKSVYQRNLVAGLAPMDLALVGIDCKQGVELFPLARRFSALADSPDTAAELLDALVARMADVYRLIRTQQRITVDVSDAEIAADIWDLPDELRPTPVVVLVDEVAELALYATKEEERRRDRIITALVRLAQLGRAAGIYLEICGQRFGSELGKGITMLRAQLTGRTAHRLNDETSANMAFGDIAPDAVLAAIQIPADMRGLAIAGDSSGGWHRIRAPHTSLRQAVNLCNRYADRTPDLPELAPFRPAVTAPATALVPSAKASPATA
- a CDS encoding SCO3933 family regulatory protein is translated as MRQIPVDTSSAVVMVAKTPQVKVRDRRTGEIATDMETGAQLMTVDVMFAANEEVEILSVTVPEPGISGELSMGTPVALTGLVARPWENDFNGQRRHGIAFRAVAVTSLADVAAAGSKAA
- a CDS encoding mobile element transfer protein; the protein is MPARDSFHSVMRIGPVQIGTHRDRTGRTAHAAVCTADRCGWSADYSSRTAAQLAARTHRCTVR
- a CDS encoding SpdD-like protein, with product MFQPKIPTMPQPTGLVTPPAVIQPTTITPGTPGPVPAAAPAPSRSVFQLAPGTALALVGAGTAVVLVVGAVLVSLLLAVAVTSASVAVCAVVLRSLIASDAKRR
- a CDS encoding DUF2637 domain-containing protein, producing the protein MGTRHGPRIDAVLIQAVIAGALSFAHLHDLAAAAGQDGWKAWAYPVSVDLLLVAAWRRLRSEGPSRLAWCWFLVALFASLGANVATAGFLDLADPPAPLRLGIAGWPALAFLGGTLLAHSSGKSEPVPPATVADAQDIGPVPAPDAVPAPPPDEEASTPPALPSPPAPQVPAALVDHARKVADEYRTRTGSPIDTDTLRSRLGVPPHLADAIAAHLN
- a CDS encoding NUDIX hydrolase; this encodes MLLYMSQPQEATPPPLHSVSVAGVVVREDGRLLAIRRADNGTWELPGGILELNETPEAGVAREVWEETGIHVEVDHLTGVYKNTTRGIVALVFRCKPSGGTERTSSESTAVSWLTPDEVTERMSEVYAIRLLDALDDKGPHVRSHDGKQLTTAG
- a CDS encoding GntR family transcriptional regulator → MGTAAGGAGSGPRYVQIADDLVQQIRTGVLKAGDMVPSESELVDRYGVSGGTIRKAMVEVRASGLVETRHGKGSIVKNRPPVRHRSSDRFRRSLRQSGQAAYLAESAQSGATAKVSVLYIGPMDAPEDAAERMGVPAGTQVLARRRLYFRNGTPVETASSYLPWDVVKEIPELFAENPGGGGIYARLEDHGHEFAEFVETLQARPASKSEASELALSPGAPVVHLIREARTTAGRVVEVCDTLMAADQFVFEYRIPAGD
- a CDS encoding GntR family transcriptional regulator, giving the protein MSEQPPYLRIADELRQRIAEHVWEPGDRLPSRAQIGQECGVGENVVRRAQELLISQGVLEGRAGSGTYVAEARQRVRVVRSSAREQPTGSPFRQDMKALGRQSDWESRTEAKVPAPTEIAARLGIAEGELCVRTTYEFLADGRPVQLSTSWEPYDLTAGTLVVLPEGGPHAGAGVVNRMAEIGVTVSHAVEQPEPRQATAEEASLLGIQKAALVTHIRRTYYSDQGRPVETADIVVPAAHCEIVYEIPISR